Proteins found in one Halobaculum sp. MBLA0147 genomic segment:
- a CDS encoding adenylate kinase family protein translates to MRVAVTGTPGVGKTTATERLDVPVVHLNDAVREHDLTTGHDEERDSRVVDLDAAAEFVADRECDLLDGTDGDTLVVESHLAHRLAVDRVVVLRCRPDLLEERLQDRGESEASARENRESEALDVVLGEAVERHGADAVYEVDATDHDPSETAAVIRAVIDGDREPSAGTVDFVEYV, encoded by the coding sequence GTGAGAGTCGCCGTCACCGGGACGCCGGGCGTCGGGAAGACGACCGCGACCGAGCGACTCGACGTGCCGGTCGTCCACCTCAACGACGCCGTCCGCGAGCACGACCTGACGACGGGCCACGACGAGGAGCGGGACTCGCGCGTCGTCGACCTGGACGCCGCCGCCGAGTTCGTCGCGGACCGCGAGTGCGACCTGCTCGACGGGACGGACGGGGACACGCTCGTCGTCGAGTCGCACCTCGCACACAGACTCGCTGTCGACCGGGTGGTCGTACTCCGGTGTCGCCCGGATCTGCTGGAGGAGCGGCTCCAGGACCGCGGAGAGAGCGAGGCGAGCGCTCGCGAGAACCGCGAGAGCGAGGCGCTGGACGTGGTGCTCGGCGAGGCGGTCGAGCGGCACGGCGCCGACGCCGTCTACGAGGTGGACGCGACGGATCACGACCCGAGCGAGACGGCGGCGGTGATCCGAGCCGTGATCGACGGCGACCGCGAGCCGTCGGCGGGCACCGTCGACTTCGTCGAGTACGTATGA